The following DNA comes from Simkania negevensis Z.
GGAACTTGAACAGTGCCTAATGAATCGGTTTCTTTTCTCATGGTGTTTGCCTCCGCGTCTACTTTCATCTTATATCCATTTACGAATTTTCATATCAAAAAAACATTTACTTTTTTTTAGAGAATTGGTGTGATGCAAAAATAATTAACAATATGTTTGGAGGAGCTATGGCTCTTTGGAAAAACTCAACGGAAAAAATCTTAACAGGGGTTGTCTGTAGCTGTCTCATGGGTAGCATTCAATTACAGGCTGTTCAAGACACTTCCTATGCGCAAAATGGAAACGGTAAAGAATTGCAATCCGTAACTCCTAATGTTGGCCCAAATACAACTTGGACTGTCGATCCATTTTTTACGGTCGATTTCATTTACTGGACAGCACGTGAAGAAGGACTCGCATATGCAATGGAAGGAGCAAATGCCAGCATCTTTAACGCTAATTTACCAACAATTCCTAAAGGAAAAATTCTTGATCCGGACTGGTGTTTTGACCCTGGTTTTAAAGTGGGTGCGGGTTTAGACATGCAATATGACGGTTGGGATGTTTATGCCAACTATACTTGGTTTCACAACTCCTCACATGATTCTCTGAATAAACCTAACGGGTTTCTACCTACGATTCCAAATTTCCTGTTTTTTCTCTTCAATTTATTCCCAACCCCACCAGCTAGTTTTGCTTTCGAGTCAGCAAAACAAGATTGGAGCTTGCATTTCAATACAATCGATCTTGAGCTTGGAAGAGGTTATTACATCAGCCGCTTCTTGACTCTACGTCCACATGTGGGACTCAAGGGAACTTGGCAAGATCAAGACATTCGCACAAAATACACCCTAGTTGAGCAAGAAATCTTTCAGGTGCACCAACACCAAAATTCATGGGGAATTGGAATCCGTGCTGGCTTAGAAGGCTGCTGGTATTTCATCCGTTCTTTCGGTCTTTACGGAGACTTCGCTCTCTCTGGAATGTGGAGTGGATTTAGCAATACGCGAAAAGACAACCGGATTCAAAACGACCAAACCCGTGTGAACATTTTAGACACAAGATACCTCAACCATTCCGTCAAGCCTGTCATAGAATTTGGACTAGGTTTGCGTTATGAACTCCTCTATCACAATGATGATTTTCGCTTTCTCATTCAAGCTGGATGGGAAGAGCAAATTTGGTTTGGATACAACCAGATTATCGACTTGGCAGAATATGGCGATAGAGGCAATCTTAGTCTTCAAGGATTTACCCTTGAAGTTAGATTGGATTTTTAAAAAGTTAAAATTTGATTGGAGTAACTATGAAAGCAAAAGCATTAATCGCGCAAGTGGCGGGAATTGTGTCTCTCCTAGGAGGATCAACTTTACAAGCTGACTCCTATCAAGGACAAGGAATAACATCCTCTTCTCCCCCGCCATCTAAATCTGAAAACATGCAAATCACACCTGAAGCTGGTCCTCGCACCGTTTGGGCTGCAGACCCTTTCTTTACAGCAGATTTTATCTACTGGACATCTCGTCAAGAAGGACTCGCCTATTCGATAAGCGGAGCTGA
Coding sequences within:
- a CDS encoding Lpg1974 family pore-forming outer membrane protein, whose amino-acid sequence is MALWKNSTEKILTGVVCSCLMGSIQLQAVQDTSYAQNGNGKELQSVTPNVGPNTTWTVDPFFTVDFIYWTAREEGLAYAMEGANASIFNANLPTIPKGKILDPDWCFDPGFKVGAGLDMQYDGWDVYANYTWFHNSSHDSLNKPNGFLPTIPNFLFFLFNLFPTPPASFAFESAKQDWSLHFNTIDLELGRGYYISRFLTLRPHVGLKGTWQDQDIRTKYTLVEQEIFQVHQHQNSWGIGIRAGLEGCWYFIRSFGLYGDFALSGMWSGFSNTRKDNRIQNDQTRVNILDTRYLNHSVKPVIEFGLGLRYELLYHNDDFRFLIQAGWEEQIWFGYNQIIDLAEYGDRGNLSLQGFTLEVRLDF